The Desulfonatronum sp. SC1 genomic interval AAAAATGAATAATGAAATAGAAATAATAATTAATCGTAAATTAATATTCAATATTTGAAAGTCATAGTCACAATATTTTCGTAAATAAATATTTTTTTTCAAGCATTCATTTTTCATAAGTGCATCTCCTGATTTATGTTAATAATAATATATATAATTCGTAATCAAATACAAATTAATAATTTTAAGTATAATTTTTTAATGCCAAACAACATTATTAGTATATATTGCATGATTAATAAATTAACAAAATGATATATTAATCAAAAAAGTAATTGCTGTATAAGAACAGAAGAAATTGTTTCATTATTGAGTATGCATTTTATTTGCTGTTTTATATAGGGGAAAAAATATTTATAAATCATGATTGATAGATATGTTTTCCGAGCCAGTGCAGTCAAGTTAGCCTGAAAAAGTTCAGTGACATGAGCATGACAGGCGAGATTGTGCGTCGGAACAGGAGGGGGCTGGGATGCACCCCTCCTGTTTTTTACGTCCGGCCTCCTTTTGGGTGGCGTTGGATAATGCGGACAGTGTCATTCATCCAAGAGCAACAGCATCACTCCGGGCAGGGTGATAACTTCTCGGAAGTGGGCTACCAGGTTGCGGATTCCGGTTGCATAAAACTTGTATGTTGCCCCGGCTCCATAAATGACCTGGCCGTTTTCGGTCCAGTGGCTGAAGGCGAAGCCTCGTTTAGGTATTGCTCTCACTGTTACCCATGTGTTGTGGACGAACGTATTCCCGCCGATAACCGTCCCGTTGGGACCGGCGGTATTAACGGATACCAGGTAATTAGTGGTGTTCCGGGTATATTGGATCGGATACTGGTTCAGTTCCCCCTTATGGACCACTCTATTTTCATTGCCCTTGGCATTCCATCCGGCGACAATGCTGAACTCCAAAGCATAACTGCCTGCCTCAAGTCCATATTCCATACCGTCCGGCCCGCTTTGCCGCCAATTGGTCTCCCCGACTCTGCGCCACCAGGCATTGGCAGGCGTGATGTCAACTTGCAGGTCCCCGGATTCAAACTCCTGCCACAAGAGGTACGGATAGCCGTAATTCTTTCCAGAATCGATGCCCCAAACGGTGTGGAAGTCCCAATCAACGAAGGTGGCTTGTTGTATCATTTCTGTGGTAGTCTTTGGAGTACCTTTGCCAACGTCGCTTTGCCCCGTGGTTTGCGAGTCGAAAAAGCTGTTGGGCATCGTGCCGGAAAATCTGTTTTCTCCGATCAATCCCCCGACATTGCTGGCGCCACTCACAGGGCCGGTGGAGTAGCTGTTGATGATTTCCGTCCAATTGCTTCCGACCAGCCCTCCGACTTTGTCATCGCCGGTTACCTCTCCGGTGGCATAGCAGTTGCTAAGCATTACGCCTTCGTAATACCCGACCAGTCCTCCGACGCCGTTATTTCCAGTTACTTTTCCGGAGGCGTAGGAGTAGCTGATCATGCCATCGTTGAATCCGGCCAGACCTCCGAGGTGATAATTGCCGGTTACATCACCGGCGGTGTAGCTGTTCATGATCGTGCCACTGCCACCGTTATACCCCACCAGCCCGCCATGATTACCATCAGGCAATTCACCGGCTAATACCGCGGCGGTTGAAGAGCAGTTGCTGATAGAACCACCATTGCTTCCCATCAGTCCTCCGACATATCCTCTACCGGTCACCGTGCCGGTGGTGAAGCAGTTTTCAATACTACTGCCAACATCCTGTCCAACTAGTCCGCCGATAAAACGTGCTCCGGTTATATTCACATCGGTTACGCCCAGGTTCTTGATCGTGGCACCATCCGTATATCCGAACAAACCCTGATAATCAGAATCTCGGTTGATGAACAGGCCGTTGATCACGTACCCGTCTCCGTCAAAGGTGCCAGTAAATGGGCTGGAGAAGTCCGTACCAATCGGCTCCCATCCTTCGCCCTGATTGTACGGAGCAAGGCCCAGATCAATGTCGTTGATCAGGATGAAATGCGAGTCGAGGTGGTTACGTACGGCGTTGAGTTGCCCCGGCGTGGAGATTTTCCATGGGTTTTCAGAAGTCCCATCACCACCTGAATAAACAACCTGGGCAAATGTCGAACCGCTACATATTAGAATGGAAGCCATGAAATAGAATGCCAGGAAGTGTTTAATTTTCATTTAAACCTCTCAGTTTCTGGTTAAGCGATGTCCTGATCAACGTTGTACCCCTCGTTTGATTTCTACCATGCAACGGGTTAGAAAAAGGTTAGAAAAATCGTGCATGGCGATGTTTTTTGAAAACAACCTGCGGACATGAATGTCTCCCCGGATCGCGATGACCAATAGGGATATTTTGACCAAGATCACGCCGCCCCAGACCCCGGAGTAGGTCACCGTGCCCAGGGATGAAATACCGTCGGCAGACAGACCGCCATCTTCAGCCACGGGCTGCACCGGACGGCCTCCGGCAAACTCCACCCGCAGGACGCGGTCCAGCCCGGCAACATATACGGAGTCCTTACCGAACCCGATGACATGGCCCCCGGAAGCGAACTGGAGAAGATCGTCCCTATCGGCGTTCAGGCCAAAAGACTTGCCCGGTGTCTGCCGGTCGTGCGGCACGGGATGATGTGCGAAAGAGGATGCGGACAAGAAAAGACCGGCCAGAAGGACAGTGAGCGTGCATAGGTTATTCATGGTTCGGGCCTCCAATGCAAAGGCTGAAAGAAAAAAAAGCAGGCGAAAAGAAACATAAACGCCCATCCCAGCCATACAGGCGAAAATGGGCGCAGTTCAACAGGCCAGTGTTTCCAGGCCATGGACGAGAGTCCAGGCTCCGCTCCAGGCGGGCGGTTCTCGCAGGGAGGCGGCCAGGTCCGCTTGTGAGCGTCAATGCGGGATGTCATCGCGCTCTCTTGTTGCGTGCTCTTTGCTTCCCTGTGTAAAAATAAAAAAACGCCCGTCGCGGGAAAAGGCGAAGCGGGCGTTTAGGGGCGGATTAGTGTCTGGACTAGGGATGTGCCTTGCGGGCTACTCGTCCAGCAGGAGCATGAGCACGCCCGGCAGAGATGTCTTCGCGCCTCCATAGGTTGCCGTTACTGACTTGTTGCCGTTCATGGTTACGGTGCAGGTTCTGGCGGACTGGTTCGTCGCATCACACCCGGTCCAACTGACGAATGGAGCTCCTTCGCCGACCGCTGGCGCGGCCAGGATGATCTCAGTTCCGGGTGTGATTCTCGGCAGGGTGTAGTTTGTTGTGCCGCCGTAAATGGACTGGTTGCCGGTGATTGTCACTCCGGATGCGCCTACAGAGCTTACAGCCAAAGAGTAATTTGTAGGCGGCAGGTCCTTATAGGTCGCTGTCACCGTGATGTTGGAGGCGGGCATGGTGACGGTGGTGGAGGCGCTGTTCACATCGGCAACATCCCCGACCCATTTGTCGAATATCCTCCCCGCAGCCGGAGGGTCGGCCTGGATATTGACTACAGTCCCGACGGCATACTGACCAGATCCTGAGCCGTTGTTCACGGTCAGCCCATATGTCGCGGCTGTCCACTTGG includes:
- a CDS encoding GLUG motif-containing protein: MKIKHFLAFYFMASILICSGSTFAQVVYSGGDGTSENPWKISTPGQLNAVRNHLDSHFILINDIDLGLAPYNQGEGWEPIGTDFSSPFTGTFDGDGYVINGLFINRDSDYQGLFGYTDGATIKNLGVTDVNITGARFIGGLVGQDVGSSIENCFTTGTVTGRGYVGGLMGSNGGSISNCSSTAAVLAGELPDGNHGGLVGYNGGSGTIMNSYTAGDVTGNYHLGGLAGFNDGMISYSYASGKVTGNNGVGGLVGYYEGVMLSNCYATGEVTGDDKVGGLVGSNWTEIINSYSTGPVSGASNVGGLIGENRFSGTMPNSFFDSQTTGQSDVGKGTPKTTTEMIQQATFVDWDFHTVWGIDSGKNYGYPYLLWQEFESGDLQVDITPANAWWRRVGETNWRQSGPDGMEYGLEAGSYALEFSIVAGWNAKGNENRVVHKGELNQYPIQYTRNTTNYLVSVNTAGPNGTVIGGNTFVHNTWVTVRAIPKRGFAFSHWTENGQVIYGAGATYKFYATGIRNLVAHFREVITLPGVMLLLLDE